A portion of the Pseudomonadota bacterium genome contains these proteins:
- a CDS encoding bifunctional sulfate adenylyltransferase/adenylylsulfate kinase, producing MQIPATDYSDTLLVHFRRVEKLKSDAFTCHGIDLNQRQLSELELLLNRAFFPLTGYLNRENYENVLEKMRLTNHTVWPVPVCLDVDEAMASVLSVGDRLALNDAEGFMLAVLTISEIWQPDLEREARCVYGTHNSAAHPGVRTFFSGRKPWYLAGNVEGILLPIHYDFKTIRLTPSETHRKFHQNGWRHVLGVHCDNFLHRVDREAILRAAREAGAHIFLHPMIGSDEPSDINHYTLVKCWQHFARRFPSNITNLGLCPKIVLGAGPREALWQAVIKKNYGCSHFLVLDDHCDPLSNPDNSERYYPRHAAQDLVREHEEEIEIKMVPFTRMEYVEEKAGFLPVPEIEDGMNTVVFSGTELRRRLESDLPVPDWFSYPEIISELKYTYRPRSRQGFTIFITGLSGAGKSTLARVLLVRFLEMRNRPVTLLDGDIVRKNLSSELSFTREHRNLNVTRIGFVAGEITKNGGIAICAPIAPFEESRRANRELISRYGGYIEVYMSTPQEICEQRDRKGLYVRARAGKIKGFTGVSDPYIPPALPDISLNTTEITPDEAAQEVLLFLEEKGYLT from the coding sequence ATCCAGATACCGGCGACTGATTATTCCGACACTCTTCTCGTCCATTTTCGCAGGGTAGAGAAACTCAAGAGTGATGCATTCACCTGTCATGGCATCGACTTGAACCAGAGGCAGCTTTCTGAACTGGAACTGCTCCTGAACCGCGCCTTTTTCCCTCTGACCGGATATCTCAACCGGGAGAATTACGAAAATGTGCTGGAGAAAATGCGGCTGACCAACCACACGGTGTGGCCCGTTCCGGTATGTCTTGATGTCGATGAAGCGATGGCTTCAGTGCTTTCAGTCGGTGATCGGCTCGCCCTGAACGATGCCGAGGGATTCATGCTTGCCGTCCTCACGATCAGTGAAATCTGGCAGCCTGATCTCGAACGGGAAGCCCGATGCGTATACGGCACCCACAACTCCGCCGCCCATCCCGGGGTCAGGACATTCTTTTCCGGGCGGAAGCCATGGTATCTTGCCGGCAATGTTGAAGGAATCCTCCTGCCGATCCATTACGATTTCAAGACGATCCGGCTCACCCCCTCCGAGACTCACCGAAAATTCCACCAGAACGGCTGGCGTCACGTTCTCGGAGTACACTGCGACAATTTTCTTCACCGGGTGGACCGTGAAGCGATTCTACGTGCCGCAAGGGAGGCGGGAGCCCATATATTCCTGCACCCGATGATCGGTTCCGATGAGCCGTCGGATATCAATCATTACACCCTGGTCAAATGCTGGCAGCATTTTGCCCGACGGTTCCCGAGCAATATCACAAACCTTGGCCTGTGCCCGAAAATAGTTCTCGGAGCCGGTCCCCGTGAGGCGCTCTGGCAGGCAGTGATCAAGAAAAATTACGGGTGCAGCCATTTCCTTGTCCTGGATGACCACTGCGACCCGCTGTCGAATCCGGACAATTCCGAGCGTTACTATCCCCGGCATGCGGCCCAGGACCTGGTCCGCGAACACGAGGAGGAGATCGAGATAAAAATGGTCCCCTTCACCCGCATGGAATACGTGGAGGAAAAGGCCGGTTTTCTGCCTGTACCCGAAATCGAGGATGGCATGAATACTGTTGTATTCTCCGGCACCGAACTTCGCAGGAGACTTGAGTCGGATCTTCCCGTTCCGGACTGGTTCTCCTACCCCGAGATCATCTCGGAGCTGAAATACACTTATCGTCCCCGTTCCAGACAGGGGTTCACCATATTCATCACCGGCCTGTCGGGGGCCGGAAAATCGACCCTGGCCAGGGTCCTCCTCGTCAGGTTTCTTGAGATGCGCAACCGCCCCGTCACTCTGCTCGATGGCGATATTGTCCGGAAAAACCTTTCCTCGGAACTTTCTTTCACCCGGGAACACCGAAATCTCAACGTGACCCGGATAGGCTTTGTCGCAGGAGAGATCACCAAAAACGGCGGCATAGCGATCTGTGCCCCGATCGCCCCGTTTGAAGAATCGCGCCGGGCCAACCGTGAGCTGATCAGCAGATATGGCGGCTACATCGAGGTCTATATGTCAACCCCGCAGGAAATCTGTGAGCAGCGGGACAGGAAAGGACTTTACGTCAGAGCAAGGGCGGGAAAGATCAAGGGTTTTACCGGAGTCTCCGACCCCTATATCCCGCCGGCTTTACCGGACATCAGCCTCAACACAACCGAAATCACTCCCGATGAAGCGGCACAGGAAGTCCTGCTGTTTCTTGAAGAAAAGGGATACCTCACATGA
- the galE gene encoding UDP-glucose 4-epimerase GalE, producing the protein MVNSGQTNKTQPTILVIGGLGYIGSHMVEELLGQGHRVVILDDLSTGFRESYCGGKLITGCLGDPGVLDSVFGYNRIDAVMHFAAFSLVGESVTDPLKYYKNNIAKTIELLSAMKKFGVNRFIFSSTAAVYGEPLATPITEEHPCLPTNPYGTTKLTIEQLLRDCAAAFDFRYIALRYFNAAGAHPSGQIGERHNPESHLIPLVLKVATGEREAISIYGTDYPTPDGTCVRDYIHVNDLTRAHLLALTRLLAGGDSGCFNLGNSKGYSVREVIEIARKVTGHSIPVIAAARRSGDPSILVAGSDKIRRVLGWKPQFEDLETIIQTAWRWHHRTAPEKKRTDSHAPGQPVPNRNTAPDTMLEQPACSHEIYARRVKTGEQT; encoded by the coding sequence ATGGTTAATTCCGGGCAGACAAACAAGACCCAACCGACAATCCTGGTAATCGGCGGGCTTGGCTACATCGGTTCCCACATGGTCGAAGAACTCCTCGGGCAGGGACACAGGGTCGTTATTCTTGATGACCTTTCAACCGGCTTCCGGGAGTCTTATTGTGGCGGCAAACTGATCACCGGTTGCCTTGGCGACCCCGGAGTCCTTGACTCGGTCTTCGGTTATAACCGGATTGATGCGGTCATGCATTTCGCTGCATTTTCCCTCGTCGGAGAATCAGTCACGGATCCGCTAAAGTACTATAAAAACAATATCGCAAAGACGATCGAACTGCTCTCGGCAATGAAAAAATTCGGAGTCAACAGGTTCATCTTCTCTTCTACCGCAGCAGTATATGGAGAACCGCTGGCAACCCCGATCACCGAGGAGCATCCCTGTCTGCCGACCAATCCGTACGGCACGACAAAACTCACGATTGAACAACTCCTTCGCGACTGCGCCGCAGCATTTGATTTTCGATATATCGCTCTGCGCTATTTCAACGCGGCCGGGGCGCACCCTTCCGGACAAATCGGTGAACGGCACAACCCGGAATCACACCTGATCCCGCTGGTCCTTAAAGTGGCCACCGGCGAAAGAGAGGCGATCAGTATTTACGGCACAGACTATCCCACCCCTGATGGCACCTGCGTCCGGGACTACATCCATGTCAACGACCTGACCCGCGCTCACCTGCTTGCCCTGACCAGACTTCTGGCGGGAGGAGACAGCGGCTGTTTCAACCTGGGGAACAGCAAAGGATACTCGGTTCGTGAAGTGATCGAAATTGCCCGAAAAGTCACCGGTCACTCCATCCCCGTGATTGCAGCAGCCAGGAGGAGTGGTGATCCCTCTATTCTGGTTGCCGGCTCAGACAAAATTCGCCGGGTTCTCGGCTGGAAACCGCAATTTGAAGATCTGGAAACCATCATTCAGACCGCCTGGAGGTGGCACCACCGGACAGCACCGGAAAAAAAACGGACGGATTCCCATGCTCCCGGCCAACCCGTTCCGAACCGGAACACTGCTCCGGATACGATGCTTGAGCAGCCTGCCTGTTCGCACGAGATTTATGCCCGAAGGGTGAAAACAGGAGAACAGACATGA
- the galU gene encoding UTP--glucose-1-phosphate uridylyltransferase GalU, with product MKIRKAVFPVAGLGTRFLPATKAMPKEMLPVVDKPIIQYAVEEAFASGIEEIIFVTGKGKSALEDHFDRSLVLEETLRRRGKTDLLRQIKDLVPKSGTITYTRQDQPLGLGHAIWCARNIIGDEPFAVILADDLIQSDVPVLAQMMTEFDRLRSSIVAVVEVPREETSRYGIIEIKENINGVARVNGLVEKPDPKDAPSNLAIIGRYILTPKIFTLLDRKIIGTGNEIQLTDAMSMLLKEQPIFGYRFKGERFDCGDKAGFQLANLAFALDWPDLHKKLMPYLQKIVGEECRVTKPELKKVG from the coding sequence ATGAAAATCCGCAAAGCCGTTTTTCCGGTCGCCGGCCTCGGTACACGGTTCCTTCCCGCAACAAAAGCGATGCCGAAAGAAATGCTGCCGGTTGTCGATAAGCCGATCATTCAATATGCCGTGGAAGAGGCATTTGCTTCCGGCATTGAAGAAATCATCTTTGTCACCGGCAAAGGGAAAAGCGCCCTTGAGGACCATTTTGACCGATCCCTGGTCCTGGAAGAAACGTTACGCAGACGCGGCAAAACCGACCTGCTCCGGCAGATCAAAGATCTTGTCCCTAAATCGGGCACCATCACCTATACCAGGCAGGATCAACCTCTTGGCCTTGGCCATGCCATCTGGTGTGCCAGAAATATCATCGGTGACGAGCCTTTTGCGGTCATCCTCGCCGATGACCTGATCCAGTCCGACGTCCCGGTTCTTGCCCAGATGATGACCGAATTCGACCGGTTGCGTTCATCGATCGTCGCGGTGGTTGAAGTCCCCCGGGAAGAAACCTCAAGATACGGAATCATTGAGATCAAGGAAAATATCAACGGGGTGGCCCGGGTCAATGGCCTGGTGGAAAAACCCGACCCCAAGGATGCGCCGTCCAACCTCGCGATTATCGGCCGGTATATCCTGACTCCAAAAATTTTCACCCTGCTCGATCGGAAAATCATCGGTACCGGCAATGAGATTCAGCTTACCGATGCCATGTCAATGCTGCTCAAAGAACAGCCGATCTTTGGCTACCGTTTCAAGGGAGAAAGATTCGACTGCGGCGACAAGGCGGGCTTCCAGCTGGCGAACCTCGCTTTCGCCCTGGACTGGCCCGATCTCCATAAGAAACTGATGCCGTATCTGCAAAAGATCGTCGGTGAGGAATGCCGCGTCACCAAACCGGAACTGAAAAAAGTCGGATAG
- a CDS encoding glycoside hydrolase family 55 protein has product MRYNLLRDSISHRPISIKYPFLVILLVVMEAVTAATGNSDWSPTFVHPTVTGPVVDGISLEIPDEPGNRRLAELGLVDVTAAPFSADATGKNDATAAIQAAVDFARDHQMVTYFPAGTYMITDTISCIQNYYKRSNGKINHARNYPCILFGSRTGTRPTIFLKSGAKGFGSRSKPKPVIHFWARRFDKPEKPAPPVSMNQMFVNLNIEIGGNNPGAVAIHHQGAQGSGIQESLIKVGDGITGIEGGCGSGGSFVDVTIIGGRYGLDLHQTQPSPSITGITLIGQIEAAIVYQGRQALSAAGIRIDSPGNSVPIVGKAAGWAPFHGQMNFIDSRISLSAPGPAFTSESSIYLKNVYLRNASRIISGHDDPLPPPTRDGWIRVEEYANPVQPGKWRDWRYSMNVYEEGRKRNDPLRILHRAAPPENLQSRHLWAAGFPGWETAGAANVRSTPYHAKGDGRADDTIALQRAIDENRTVFLPKGYYNISAPLKLRPDTQLIGIARHLSVITSRSGCRTISSPFAAAPLIQTSDAPGGSATIAFLGLHTPYSVPDTYSLNLRGNTIVRDVNFDTLPPFSGFGKARKGMKKKRTHSLLYVSSGGEGKIYNFFQDDGFPFAFEEPYSHLEVRNTSGPLSFYQCNAERSAGACNIRVENSANISFHGLKGEGNRPVMLVNNSRNIQIFGYGGNGAAHKGEALFYIQNSPDSMFVNLIDSPRPAGEGSPDLQHGEGTDPDQWHMIEVRSGNRTFTSPVLERPLLIRTGHATSGDPS; this is encoded by the coding sequence ATGAGATACAACCTGCTTCGAGATTCCATTTCCCACCGGCCGATCTCCATCAAATACCCGTTCCTGGTCATTCTCCTGGTGGTCATGGAAGCCGTTACCGCCGCAACAGGCAATAGTGACTGGTCGCCAACCTTCGTCCACCCGACCGTTACCGGGCCGGTGGTCGATGGCATCAGTCTGGAAATTCCGGATGAACCGGGAAACCGGAGGCTTGCCGAACTCGGCCTGGTCGATGTGACCGCAGCGCCTTTCTCGGCCGATGCCACCGGGAAAAATGATGCAACCGCAGCCATCCAGGCCGCCGTTGATTTTGCAAGAGACCACCAGATGGTCACCTATTTCCCTGCAGGAACCTACATGATCACCGACACTATTTCCTGCATCCAGAACTATTACAAACGTTCAAACGGCAAAATCAATCATGCCCGGAATTACCCCTGTATTCTGTTCGGGTCACGAACGGGGACCCGACCGACAATCTTTCTGAAATCCGGCGCTAAAGGGTTTGGTAGCCGTTCCAAGCCAAAACCGGTCATTCATTTCTGGGCAAGGCGCTTTGATAAACCTGAAAAACCTGCCCCTCCGGTTTCCATGAATCAGATGTTCGTGAATCTGAACATTGAGATTGGCGGGAACAACCCGGGGGCTGTGGCAATCCATCATCAAGGTGCGCAAGGGTCGGGTATTCAAGAATCGCTGATCAAGGTCGGGGATGGAATCACCGGCATCGAAGGCGGATGCGGTTCCGGAGGCAGCTTTGTTGATGTTACGATCATCGGTGGACGCTATGGCCTGGACCTGCATCAGACCCAACCATCCCCGTCCATCACCGGGATCACCCTGATCGGACAAATCGAGGCGGCAATCGTTTACCAGGGGCGGCAGGCACTTTCTGCGGCAGGTATCCGGATCGACTCCCCCGGCAACAGCGTCCCGATCGTCGGCAAAGCAGCCGGCTGGGCCCCCTTTCACGGGCAGATGAATTTCATCGACAGCCGGATATCCCTCTCAGCGCCAGGCCCGGCCTTTACCTCGGAGAGCAGTATCTACCTGAAAAACGTGTATCTCCGGAACGCAAGCCGGATCATCAGCGGGCATGACGATCCCTTGCCGCCCCCCACCCGGGACGGCTGGATCAGGGTTGAAGAATATGCAAACCCGGTTCAGCCGGGAAAATGGCGCGACTGGCGTTATTCAATGAACGTCTATGAAGAGGGCCGGAAAAGAAACGATCCGCTCCGTATCCTCCACCGCGCAGCACCGCCGGAAAACCTGCAAAGCCGTCACCTGTGGGCGGCAGGGTTCCCCGGTTGGGAAACAGCAGGTGCGGCCAACGTCCGGAGCACCCCATACCATGCCAAGGGAGACGGCCGGGCCGATGACACCATCGCCCTTCAGCGGGCCATCGATGAAAACCGGACCGTATTTCTGCCCAAGGGATACTACAACATCTCGGCACCGCTCAAATTGAGACCGGACACCCAATTGATCGGCATTGCCAGGCACCTTTCAGTTATCACATCGCGTAGCGGCTGCCGGACGATCAGCTCACCCTTCGCTGCCGCGCCGCTGATCCAGACCTCTGATGCACCCGGAGGTTCTGCCACTATTGCCTTCCTCGGTCTGCATACGCCCTATTCCGTTCCCGACACCTACAGCTTAAACCTGCGGGGCAACACGATTGTCCGTGATGTCAACTTCGATACCCTGCCCCCCTTTTCAGGATTCGGCAAGGCGCGGAAAGGCATGAAGAAGAAAAGGACCCACTCCCTGCTCTATGTTTCAAGCGGCGGCGAGGGCAAGATATACAATTTCTTCCAGGATGACGGATTCCCTTTCGCCTTCGAAGAACCCTATAGCCATCTTGAGGTAAGAAACACGAGCGGCCCGCTCTCCTTTTACCAGTGTAATGCGGAAAGATCAGCCGGTGCATGCAATATCAGGGTGGAAAACAGTGCAAATATTTCCTTCCATGGTCTGAAGGGCGAGGGGAACCGGCCGGTGATGCTGGTGAACAATTCAAGAAACATCCAGATCTTCGGATATGGCGGCAACGGCGCTGCCCACAAGGGAGAAGCCTTGTTTTACATTCAAAACTCTCCGGACAGCATGTTTGTCAACCTGATCGACTCGCCGAGACCTGCCGGGGAAGGGTCGCCCGACCTGCAGCATGGGGAGGGAACCGACCCGGATCAATGGCATATGATTGAAGTCCGAAGCGGCAACAGGACATTCACTTCCCCGGTTCTTGAACGCCCCCTTCTGATCAGGACCGGACACGCAACTTCAGGCGATCCTTCATGA
- a CDS encoding sulfotransferase, with product MIMNKVANLRFRLLRQADIYTEDTRRWWQWHIAGGKHYYTEHYREILSGHKWVFIVGCNNSGTTLLQKALEKCGLVSTMKYEGQRHTRTLPRAYRYGFDRIWSEYADDLLLPQTGTAVLIPRLLHDWMNALPKPPKRIIVEKTPANVLRMDFLNHHFPQAYFIGLVRNGYAVCEGIKRKSGHSVERAARHWRRAGEALEENRQKVKNYLEIRYEDLADNMPGCAARLGEFLEVDAEAIAEVEHKTFSLATVTGCATQSLRNLNRESIDRLTRDEIDTIARYAGPLLDYYGYSAENERVAP from the coding sequence ATGATCATGAATAAAGTCGCCAACCTGCGGTTTCGCTTGCTGCGCCAGGCGGACATATACACTGAAGACACCCGGAGATGGTGGCAATGGCATATTGCAGGCGGCAAACACTATTACACGGAGCACTACCGGGAAATACTTTCCGGCCATAAATGGGTTTTCATCGTGGGCTGCAACAATTCCGGCACGACCCTGCTCCAGAAAGCCCTGGAGAAATGCGGTCTGGTATCGACCATGAAATATGAAGGACAACGCCACACCAGGACCCTGCCGAGAGCTTACCGGTACGGTTTTGACAGGATCTGGTCCGAGTATGCCGACGACCTGCTTTTGCCTCAGACCGGTACTGCCGTTCTGATCCCTCGCCTTCTCCACGACTGGATGAACGCGCTGCCGAAACCGCCGAAGAGGATTATCGTGGAAAAAACCCCGGCCAATGTTCTGCGGATGGATTTTCTGAACCATCATTTTCCACAGGCCTATTTTATCGGCCTTGTCCGCAACGGGTACGCGGTCTGCGAAGGGATCAAACGAAAATCCGGCCATTCAGTGGAACGGGCCGCCCGCCACTGGCGCCGGGCCGGTGAAGCGCTCGAAGAAAACCGGCAGAAGGTCAAGAACTATCTCGAAATCCGCTACGAGGACCTGGCCGACAACATGCCGGGCTGCGCAGCCAGGCTTGGAGAATTTCTCGAGGTCGATGCCGAGGCAATTGCGGAAGTTGAGCACAAAACATTTTCACTGGCTACCGTCACCGGCTGCGCAACCCAGTCACTCAGGAACCTTAACCGGGAAAGCATCGACCGTCTCACCCGGGATGAAATTGACACGATAGCCAGATACGCAGGTCCGCTGCTCGATTACTACGGCTACAGTGCGGAAAACGAGAGGGTGGCGCCATGA
- a CDS encoding glycosyltransferase, with amino-acid sequence MNEGTRWLYIKNGDVADQLAALGECPRAVPEGGTEAFIGDFLRFACGREVLLLSCSNRKADLRKGRVRAIVLQTENTRTRFLLYKFMLFLYQFSKAFLIIIFYRPHRIICGSSGPLLWISFLAARLHTIPWIHSRHNRVSVPGQSKMAKFVATLDGHCMIRADGVICHGPYLKQELLEAGVQSARIHEFDVGFQDFISEAANLSPAPELLQYTSRPYVLYVGRMEEYKGIFDLFSALEERLKTNPEFLLIYAGGGRDLQQLKDRIAEKSLNHQVIVLGKVARSKIIMLLKAARILVVATRTVFPEGRCMAAMEGLALGIPVVAPDFGPFPYLIKPKVNGLLYRADNSDDLRRKIDSLLDDEAFYREIICGVKKTSREIITPRLRFAQAVQLAFAAAGGQ; translated from the coding sequence ATGAACGAAGGAACCCGCTGGCTGTATATCAAAAACGGCGATGTCGCCGACCAGCTGGCTGCTCTTGGAGAGTGTCCGCGAGCAGTCCCCGAAGGCGGCACCGAGGCCTTTATCGGTGACTTCCTCCGTTTTGCCTGCGGCCGGGAGGTCCTCCTTCTCTCCTGCAGTAACCGGAAAGCAGACCTGCGGAAGGGGCGGGTCCGGGCAATCGTGCTCCAAACTGAAAACACGCGTACCCGGTTCCTGCTCTATAAATTCATGCTGTTTCTGTACCAGTTCTCCAAGGCGTTTCTTATCATTATTTTTTACCGCCCCCACCGGATCATCTGTGGCAGTAGCGGTCCCCTGCTCTGGATCTCCTTTCTCGCGGCCAGGCTGCACACCATTCCATGGATCCATTCCCGGCATAATCGGGTGTCCGTTCCGGGGCAATCGAAGATGGCGAAATTCGTGGCCACCCTTGATGGCCATTGTATGATCAGGGCCGACGGGGTGATCTGCCATGGACCATATTTGAAACAGGAGTTGCTTGAGGCCGGAGTGCAGTCGGCGAGAATCCACGAATTCGATGTCGGTTTCCAGGATTTCATCAGCGAAGCGGCAAACCTCTCTCCCGCACCGGAACTGCTTCAATATACCTCCCGCCCCTACGTTTTATATGTTGGCCGGATGGAGGAGTACAAGGGCATCTTCGACCTCTTCAGCGCGCTGGAAGAACGGCTGAAGACCAACCCGGAATTCCTGCTGATCTATGCCGGAGGTGGCCGCGACCTGCAGCAGCTCAAGGACCGGATTGCCGAAAAAAGTCTCAATCACCAGGTGATCGTCCTCGGCAAGGTTGCAAGGAGCAAGATCATCATGCTGCTCAAGGCGGCAAGAATTCTGGTGGTGGCAACCCGCACCGTTTTCCCGGAAGGACGCTGCATGGCAGCCATGGAAGGACTGGCGCTCGGGATCCCGGTGGTCGCCCCGGACTTCGGCCCCTTCCCGTACCTGATCAAGCCGAAGGTCAACGGGCTTCTCTACCGAGCCGACAATAGCGATGATCTGCGGCGTAAAATCGATTCCCTGCTGGACGATGAAGCTTTCTACCGGGAGATCATCTGCGGAGTTAAAAAAACAAGCCGCGAAATCATCACCCCCAGGCTTCGTTTCGCCCAGGCGGTTCAACTTGCCTTTGCAGCAGCGGGGGGCCAATGA
- a CDS encoding lipopolysaccharide biosynthesis protein codes for MTAVSSTTLPAAENGFFRNTMTLVGGNVVARIITFGLAPLITRLYSPEVFGTFSLLLAVAEVFVAISCLRYNNTILLPKNDADADNIVALCIFLVATTSLVCLIAILTAPAYLATVLNLGAPTLLFFIPLLILVSGIQQITDMWFLRLKHFNRLATSKIIAAVTDRSLSISLGLIASGVPTGLLTGRVAGVFCSTVALFVVGLQPLKDVWTSCNIRRILEIAGRYRIFPKYVGDAFIQRASVQAPLLLIGFFFGPLEAGLYALTQRILGEPMTLIGDSLGRSYSQKASEHYRNGESVAGDTRRLYRYSLIYFGAPMIFMSFILSDLFGLIFGTKWMEAGIYVKLLTPVFIVIFAIRPISIIYDLHEKQKERLLHNTVSLAVICLSFTVGAWVGRPVPALVLYAVSITLLAFWRIGWLMKLCGTPWRDFFGITFDSLKWPLYILGSIILVNISPFNRYLIFYCLAATSLYLVVMAGNDPFISAGIKAFFRQTTDRITGRP; via the coding sequence ATGACCGCTGTTTCATCGACCACACTACCCGCCGCAGAAAACGGGTTCTTCAGAAACACCATGACCCTGGTGGGTGGCAATGTTGTTGCCAGAATCATCACCTTTGGTCTGGCGCCGCTGATAACCAGGCTCTATTCCCCTGAGGTTTTCGGAACATTTTCGCTTCTGCTCGCCGTTGCAGAAGTTTTTGTCGCCATATCCTGCCTCCGTTACAACAATACTATTCTTCTGCCGAAAAATGATGCCGACGCCGACAACATTGTTGCCCTCTGCATATTCCTTGTTGCAACCACAAGTCTCGTCTGCCTGATCGCCATTCTCACAGCCCCTGCTTATCTCGCCACGGTGCTGAACCTCGGCGCCCCCACCCTTCTGTTCTTCATCCCCTTGTTGATTCTGGTCTCAGGAATCCAGCAGATCACCGACATGTGGTTCCTGCGTTTGAAACATTTCAACCGCCTCGCGACCTCTAAGATCATTGCCGCCGTAACCGACAGAAGCCTTTCCATCTCCCTGGGCCTGATTGCCTCAGGCGTCCCGACCGGTCTTCTGACCGGCAGAGTCGCCGGGGTTTTCTGCTCAACAGTCGCCCTTTTTGTTGTGGGTCTGCAACCCCTGAAAGATGTCTGGACAAGCTGCAACATCCGCCGGATTCTGGAGATCGCAGGCAGATACCGTATTTTCCCAAAATATGTTGGTGATGCATTCATCCAGAGGGCAAGCGTCCAGGCCCCTCTTCTGCTCATCGGGTTTTTCTTCGGCCCATTGGAAGCAGGCCTTTACGCCCTGACCCAGCGGATCCTCGGGGAACCCATGACACTTATCGGTGATTCACTTGGGCGCAGCTATTCACAGAAAGCTTCGGAACATTACCGCAACGGCGAGAGTGTTGCCGGAGACACCCGGCGTCTTTACCGGTATTCTCTCATCTATTTCGGAGCGCCCATGATTTTCATGAGTTTTATCCTCTCCGATCTCTTCGGCCTTATTTTCGGGACGAAATGGATGGAGGCCGGGATCTATGTAAAACTGCTCACCCCGGTCTTTATCGTTATTTTCGCAATCCGGCCGATCAGTATCATCTACGACCTGCATGAAAAACAGAAAGAAAGGCTTCTCCATAACACGGTGTCCCTGGCGGTCATCTGTCTGAGTTTTACAGTCGGGGCATGGGTGGGCAGACCTGTTCCGGCCCTCGTTCTTTATGCGGTATCGATCACCCTGCTCGCATTCTGGCGTATCGGCTGGCTCATGAAGTTATGCGGAACACCGTGGCGGGACTTTTTCGGAATCACCTTCGACTCCCTCAAATGGCCGCTCTACATCCTCGGTTCCATTATCCTGGTCAATATCAGCCCGTTTAACAGATATCTGATCTTCTACTGTCTGGCGGCAACGTCACTCTATCTGGTAGTGATGGCCGGAAACGACCCTTTTATCTCGGCCGGGATCAAGGCTTTTTTCCGCCAGACAACAGACAGAATAACAGGACGCCCATGA
- a CDS encoding sulfotransferase — MITLKRREQPISTWQKFSREVRSKGCNLLAKLGDYPEPVLVTGCQRSGTTLLARILRQSEGFVDFQTGKDDELDAALILCGHKRFADAGRYCFQTTYVNECYHEYFAHKDHVKMIWILRNPYSVVWSMVNNWENFALNELYHACGEKHHPKPCKSLFKNILLPWEDKLTRACLAYKGKTAQVFDIAERFSPENLLVIEYDDLIRQSGALLRTVYEFINEPYLESLSGAIHTGSLSKFKSFSPEARAVIEEHCAEIYAEARKLMRSSCNQPTEQ, encoded by the coding sequence ATGATCACGCTAAAGCGACGGGAACAACCGATCAGTACCTGGCAGAAATTCAGCCGGGAGGTGCGCAGTAAAGGCTGCAATCTCCTCGCGAAACTCGGCGATTACCCCGAGCCTGTTCTGGTTACCGGATGCCAGCGCTCAGGAACCACGCTCCTTGCCAGAATCCTGCGGCAGAGTGAAGGTTTCGTGGATTTTCAGACCGGCAAGGATGACGAACTGGATGCGGCCCTTATTCTCTGCGGCCACAAACGCTTTGCAGACGCCGGGAGATACTGTTTCCAGACGACCTATGTGAATGAGTGCTACCACGAATATTTTGCCCACAAAGATCATGTCAAGATGATCTGGATCCTGCGAAACCCCTATTCAGTTGTCTGGTCAATGGTGAACAACTGGGAAAACTTCGCCTTGAACGAGCTGTATCACGCCTGTGGCGAGAAACACCATCCCAAGCCCTGTAAAAGTCTGTTCAAAAACATCCTCCTTCCCTGGGAGGACAAACTGACGCGGGCCTGCCTCGCCTACAAAGGCAAAACAGCCCAGGTGTTCGATATCGCCGAACGATTTTCGCCGGAAAATCTTCTGGTGATCGAATACGACGACCTGATCCGGCAGAGCGGGGCGCTCCTCAGAACGGTCTATGAATTTATCAACGAACCATACCTGGAGAGCCTCTCCGGGGCTATCCATACGGGAAGCCTCAGCAAATTCAAATCCTTCTCACCAGAAGCTCGGGCGGTAATCGAAGAACACTGTGCAGAGATTTACGCTGAAGCCCGAAAACTGATGCGCTCCTCATGCAATCAACCTACGGAACAATGA